The Streptococcus pantholopis genome has a segment encoding these proteins:
- the asnS gene encoding asparagine--tRNA ligase, with protein sequence MSKNYVSIADVKDYVGQEVTIAAWVANKSGKGKIAFLQLRDGTAFFQAVAFKPNFIEKFGQDKGEEKFNTIRHLNQETAILIKGIVKEDKRSKFGYELDVLDLEVVGGSENYPITPKEHGTDFLMDHRHLWLRSRKQMAIMQIRNAIIYTTYEFFDRNGFIKFDSPILSGNAAENTTELFETDYFGTPAFLSQSGQLYLEAGAMALGRVFDFGPVFRAEKSKTRRHLTEFWMMDAEYAFLSHEESLDLQEAYVKALIQGVLDRASQALETLERDTDLLKKYIEEPFKRISYDDAIDLLQEHEADQDTDYEHLEHGDDFGSPHETWISNYFGVPTFVVNYPAAIKAFYMKPAPDNEDRVLCADLLAPEGYGEIIGGSERETDYDRLLKKIQENDLNPADYDFYLDLRKYGSVPHCGFGLGLERLVTFIAGTKHIREAIPFPRMLHRLKP encoded by the coding sequence ATGTCGAAAAACTATGTTTCTATTGCTGATGTTAAAGACTATGTCGGTCAGGAAGTGACAATTGCTGCCTGGGTTGCTAATAAATCCGGTAAGGGGAAGATTGCCTTTCTCCAGCTTCGTGACGGTACAGCTTTTTTCCAAGCTGTAGCTTTTAAGCCAAATTTTATCGAAAAATTTGGTCAAGACAAAGGAGAAGAAAAATTCAATACAATCCGGCATCTTAACCAAGAGACGGCGATTCTTATCAAAGGGATTGTCAAAGAGGATAAACGTTCAAAATTCGGTTACGAGCTTGATGTGCTTGATCTTGAAGTGGTAGGCGGCAGCGAGAACTACCCTATTACACCTAAAGAACACGGAACTGACTTTTTGATGGATCACCGTCATTTATGGCTTCGTTCACGTAAACAAATGGCCATTATGCAAATTCGAAATGCTATTATTTATACAACCTACGAATTTTTTGACCGGAATGGATTTATTAAATTTGACAGCCCGATTTTATCCGGCAATGCTGCTGAAAATACAACTGAACTGTTTGAAACCGATTATTTTGGGACACCGGCCTTCCTCAGCCAGTCGGGCCAGCTGTATTTAGAAGCTGGTGCCATGGCTCTCGGACGTGTTTTTGACTTTGGCCCGGTTTTTCGTGCTGAAAAATCGAAAACCCGCCGACATTTAACAGAATTCTGGATGATGGATGCAGAATACGCATTCTTAAGTCATGAAGAGTCACTTGACCTTCAGGAAGCCTATGTTAAAGCCTTAATTCAAGGTGTTTTAGACCGTGCTTCACAGGCTTTAGAAACCTTGGAGCGCGATACAGACCTGTTAAAAAAATATATTGAGGAGCCTTTCAAGCGGATTTCTTATGATGACGCCATTGATTTGCTTCAAGAACATGAAGCAGACCAAGATACGGACTATGAACATTTAGAACATGGCGATGATTTTGGATCGCCACATGAAACTTGGATTTCTAATTATTTTGGTGTCCCTACTTTTGTCGTTAATTATCCGGCGGCTATTAAGGCCTTCTATATGAAACCTGCCCCGGACAATGAAGATCGGGTTCTCTGCGCCGACCTTCTTGCGCCGGAAGGTTATGGAGAGATTATCGGCGGATCTGAACGTGAAACAGACTATGATCGCCTACTTAAAAAGATTCAGGAAAACGATCTGAATCCGGCCGACTATGATTTTTACCTTGATCTTCGTAAGTACGGTTCGGTACCGCACTGCGGCTTTGGACTGGGGCTGGAGCGTTTGGTAACCTTTATTGCCGGCACCAAACATATCCGTGAAGCCATTCCTTTTCCGCGCATGCTTCACCGTTTGAAACCATAA
- a CDS encoding pyridoxal phosphate-dependent aminotransferase, translating into MELARRVLNMEESITFAAGAKAQALKASGRDILSLTLGEPDFVTPENIRQAAQAAILDGRSSFYTPAGGLPELKQAIARYFETFYGYSVKPNQIVAGTGAKFLLYTFFMTVLNEADEVIIPTPYWVSYADQVKLAAGEPVFVQTSEEEAFKVTVPQLEAARTSKTKVLLLNSPSNPTGMIYTPNELEAIGNWAVEHDILILADDIYGRLVYNGSQFTPISTISEKIKDQTIVINGLSKTYAMTGWRVGFAAGSEDIIAGMAKIISQTTSNLTAVSQYAAIEALTGPQDSIEIMRQSFEKRLNTIYPLLEQVPGFELIKPQGAFYLFPNVKKAMALKGYSDVTNFTNAVLEEAEVALVTGAGFGAPENVRLSYAAELSTLEEAVRRLKVFMEK; encoded by the coding sequence ATGGAACTAGCAAGGCGAGTATTGAATATGGAAGAGAGTATCACTTTTGCAGCCGGAGCTAAGGCACAGGCACTAAAGGCTAGCGGGCGCGATATTTTGAGCTTAACCTTAGGAGAACCGGATTTTGTGACACCTGAGAATATTCGGCAGGCAGCACAGGCAGCTATTTTAGACGGCAGGTCAAGCTTTTATACACCTGCTGGTGGCTTGCCCGAATTAAAACAAGCGATTGCTCGCTATTTTGAAACGTTTTACGGATATTCTGTTAAACCCAATCAAATCGTCGCCGGAACCGGTGCTAAATTTTTGCTTTACACTTTTTTTATGACAGTTTTGAATGAAGCAGATGAAGTGATTATTCCTACGCCTTACTGGGTCTCTTATGCCGATCAAGTTAAGCTAGCAGCAGGAGAACCGGTTTTTGTTCAGACCAGTGAGGAGGAAGCTTTCAAAGTCACAGTTCCGCAGCTGGAAGCGGCCAGAACATCTAAAACTAAGGTTCTTCTTCTTAACAGTCCGTCCAACCCGACAGGGATGATTTATACTCCGAATGAGCTGGAAGCAATCGGCAACTGGGCTGTTGAGCATGATATATTGATTTTGGCAGATGACATTTACGGCCGCCTAGTATACAATGGCAGTCAGTTCACACCAATTTCTACTATCTCGGAAAAAATAAAAGATCAGACTATTGTGATTAATGGACTATCCAAGACCTATGCCATGACTGGATGGCGGGTTGGTTTTGCAGCCGGAAGTGAAGATATTATTGCCGGTATGGCTAAAATTATCAGTCAAACAACCTCCAATTTAACAGCTGTATCACAATACGCAGCTATTGAAGCCTTGACTGGACCTCAGGATTCTATTGAAATCATGCGCCAGTCTTTTGAAAAGCGGTTAAACACAATCTATCCTCTGCTTGAACAAGTACCAGGATTCGAACTTATTAAGCCTCAAGGCGCCTTCTATTTGTTTCCTAATGTCAAAAAAGCGATGGCTTTAAAAGGCTACAGTGATGTGACGAATTTTACAAACGCTGTTTTAGAAGAAGCAGAGGTTGCTCTGGTAACGGGAGCCGGATTCGGCGCCCCTGAAAACGTACGCCTCAGTTATGCTGCTGAACTTTCAACATTAGAAGAAGCAGTCCGACGTCTTAAAGTTTTTATGGAAAAATAA
- a CDS encoding alpha/beta hydrolase has product MRRTKLNNYYLEMKEHYLYVPYYDEERRIRVLLPKDYKKEEWADYPVLYMHDGQNIFYSKESFSGYSWKIIPTIKKHKEFPKLIIVGIDNAEENRLNEYAPWMTDVGSTPETASVGGDGMEYGEWVVNTVKPFIDRHYRTKPDRAHTLLAGSSMGGIITAYMGAAYPHIFGSLGVFSLASWFSERDFLRYCNHHGLNQKSKVYIQVGTKEGDEVDEAFAPDMNQAYIDCSLHYYQSLIKTGLPLENIRLRIMANEIHHEKHWADHFVEFLQFTLKD; this is encoded by the coding sequence ATGAGACGGACCAAACTGAACAATTACTATCTCGAAATGAAAGAGCACTATTTGTATGTCCCTTATTATGATGAGGAGCGGCGAATCCGGGTGCTGCTTCCCAAAGATTATAAAAAGGAAGAATGGGCTGACTACCCTGTTCTGTACATGCATGACGGTCAGAATATTTTTTACAGCAAGGAATCTTTTTCCGGCTATTCTTGGAAAATTATCCCCACTATAAAAAAACATAAGGAATTTCCTAAGCTCATTATCGTTGGCATTGATAATGCTGAAGAAAACCGGCTCAATGAATATGCTCCCTGGATGACCGATGTGGGGTCGACACCGGAAACTGCCAGCGTAGGAGGAGATGGTATGGAGTATGGAGAATGGGTCGTTAATACTGTTAAACCCTTTATTGACAGGCACTACCGTACCAAACCAGACAGAGCCCATACCTTGCTTGCCGGCTCATCTATGGGCGGTATTATCACAGCCTATATGGGAGCTGCTTATCCTCACATATTTGGCAGCTTAGGTGTCTTCTCATTAGCCTCATGGTTTAGTGAACGGGATTTCCTGCGCTACTGCAATCACCATGGCCTTAATCAAAAAAGCAAAGTCTACATTCAGGTTGGAACAAAAGAAGGTGATGAGGTGGATGAGGCTTTTGCTCCAGATATGAATCAGGCCTACATTGACTGCAGTCTCCACTATTACCAGTCTCTCATAAAAACAGGACTGCCTTTGGAGAATATTCGGCTACGTATTATGGCTAATGAGATTCACCATGAAAAACACTGGGCCGATCATTTTGTTGAATTTTTACAGTTTACTCTAAAAGACTGA
- a CDS encoding bifunctional DnaQ family exonuclease/ATP-dependent helicase, which translates to MTDKNDRKYAIVDLEATSASSSAMIIQVGIVIIKNDQIIETYQTDVNPHEKLTQHITELTGITDKQLALAPEFSQVAPAIYDLIKDCVFVAHNVKFDANLLAEHLFLEGFDLRTPRVDTVELAQVFYPHFEKYSLTSLAAELQLDLTDAHTAIADAQATAQLFLKLKKKVEALPKEVLEKLLPLADSLLFESRILLDDALIKAPLLSKKDYVETGQLVLRRIKAQKDSRELSQDFSVNIALLGLDVREKQEAFAQLVEDGFKDSRPSFLEAQTGLGKTYAYLLPLLSKISGEQLIVSVPTKVLQDQIMANEIQKIESVFHIPCHSIKGPNNYIKLDAFAESLRQQHDNRLINRYKMQILIWLLETETGDLDEIQQKQRFESYFDSLRHDGKISKKSLYATVDFWQKSYEKAKTSRLLLINHAYFLERVQDDKAFIEKKVLVFDEAQKLLLNLENFSRKSLDLTYFLSVIQELSSKNLNLLEKRLLESLTFNLDDIVTQFHQTSKNRLPSQAISRLRQNLLELNLAELAPLRELFAEPFSEFWLSSEMNQEKRQIYLNAGRDDFLDFKHFLPEVKKLYFISATLDISPKVHLAQLLGFREAVFAGLPKAKTDSQHIWLDSTMPMLNQLSSAEYAQETVWRLLRLLRLGKPILVLFTSVQSMMTVSQQLEKAGVSHLTQGKNGSASKVKRKFEEGASQLLLGTGAFWEGADFVAADRMIEVITRLPFDNPEDFFVKKMNSRLRQEGKSPFYDYSLPLMILRLKQAIGRTMRRNSQRSAVLILDKRVSHASYGDVIYQALDKEFYLSEQKFTDCLAEIENFLI; encoded by the coding sequence ATGACTGATAAGAATGATAGAAAATACGCTATTGTTGATTTAGAAGCAACCAGTGCCAGTTCCTCGGCGATGATTATTCAGGTGGGGATTGTCATTATCAAAAATGACCAAATTATAGAGACATACCAAACGGATGTCAACCCTCATGAAAAATTAACGCAGCATATAACTGAACTTACAGGAATCACTGACAAGCAGCTAGCACTGGCTCCAGAGTTTTCTCAGGTGGCGCCGGCTATTTATGATTTGATAAAAGACTGTGTCTTTGTCGCCCATAATGTCAAATTTGATGCCAATCTGTTAGCCGAACATTTATTTTTGGAGGGTTTTGACTTACGTACGCCAAGAGTTGATACAGTAGAGCTGGCTCAGGTTTTTTATCCGCATTTTGAAAAATATTCTCTGACCAGTTTAGCAGCAGAACTTCAGCTTGATTTAACTGATGCTCATACAGCTATTGCTGATGCACAGGCAACTGCTCAGCTTTTTTTAAAATTAAAAAAGAAGGTGGAAGCTCTGCCAAAAGAAGTTTTGGAAAAACTGCTGCCTTTGGCTGACAGCCTCCTATTTGAATCGCGTATTCTGCTTGACGATGCACTGATAAAAGCTCCTCTGCTATCAAAAAAAGATTATGTTGAAACAGGTCAGTTAGTTTTAAGAAGGATAAAAGCACAAAAAGACAGCCGGGAATTATCGCAGGATTTTTCGGTCAATATAGCCTTGCTCGGACTGGATGTGCGCGAAAAGCAGGAAGCTTTTGCCCAGTTAGTTGAGGACGGATTTAAGGACAGCCGTCCCAGCTTCTTAGAAGCTCAGACCGGCCTTGGAAAAACCTATGCTTATCTGCTGCCTCTTTTGAGTAAAATTTCTGGGGAGCAGCTGATTGTTTCAGTGCCGACAAAGGTGCTGCAGGATCAAATTATGGCTAATGAAATCCAAAAAATTGAGTCTGTCTTCCATATCCCCTGCCACAGTATTAAAGGACCAAATAATTACATTAAGCTGGATGCTTTTGCAGAAAGTCTCAGACAGCAACATGATAACCGGCTGATTAACCGTTATAAAATGCAGATTCTAATCTGGCTGCTGGAAACTGAAACCGGAGATTTGGACGAAATTCAGCAGAAGCAGCGCTTTGAGAGCTATTTTGACTCTCTCAGGCATGATGGCAAAATCAGCAAAAAATCTCTTTATGCCACAGTCGATTTTTGGCAAAAAAGCTATGAAAAAGCTAAGACAAGCCGCCTGCTGCTGATTAACCACGCCTATTTTTTGGAACGTGTACAAGATGATAAAGCATTTATTGAAAAGAAAGTGCTTGTTTTCGATGAAGCCCAGAAGCTGTTACTCAATTTAGAAAATTTCTCACGAAAAAGCCTAGACTTGACTTATTTTTTGTCAGTTATTCAGGAATTAAGCAGCAAAAACCTTAATCTTTTAGAAAAACGTCTGCTTGAAAGTCTGACCTTTAATCTGGATGATATTGTGACACAGTTTCATCAGACAAGCAAAAATCGTCTGCCCTCACAGGCAATCAGCCGCCTGAGGCAAAATCTACTGGAACTGAACTTAGCGGAACTGGCCCCGCTTAGAGAGCTGTTTGCTGAGCCCTTTTCTGAATTTTGGCTGTCTTCAGAAATGAATCAGGAAAAGCGGCAAATCTACCTGAATGCTGGCAGAGACGATTTTCTTGACTTTAAGCATTTTTTGCCGGAAGTCAAAAAACTTTATTTCATTTCAGCAACTTTAGATATCAGTCCCAAAGTTCATTTAGCGCAGCTCTTGGGATTCAGGGAAGCTGTTTTTGCGGGGCTGCCAAAAGCGAAGACTGACAGTCAGCATATCTGGCTTGACTCAACGATGCCGATGCTTAATCAGCTTTCTTCAGCGGAATATGCACAGGAGACTGTTTGGCGCCTGCTCAGACTGTTAAGACTGGGAAAACCAATTTTAGTGCTTTTCACTTCTGTTCAAAGTATGATGACAGTTTCCCAGCAATTAGAAAAAGCTGGTGTTTCACATTTAACTCAAGGAAAAAACGGTTCTGCCTCAAAAGTGAAACGAAAGTTTGAGGAAGGTGCCAGCCAGCTGCTTTTAGGCACAGGAGCTTTTTGGGAAGGGGCGGATTTTGTTGCTGCTGATCGGATGATCGAAGTCATAACACGTCTGCCTTTTGATAATCCTGAAGATTTTTTTGTCAAAAAAATGAATAGCCGTTTAAGGCAAGAAGGAAAATCACCTTTTTACGATTACAGCCTGCCCTTGATGATTTTACGGCTGAAACAGGCAATCGGGCGAACCATGCGGAGAAACAGCCAGCGTTCCGCTGTCCTGATTCTGGATAAACGTGTCTCACATGCCTCCTATGGTGATGTGATTTATCAGGCTCTGGATAAGGAATTTTACCTTTCTGAGCAAAAATTTACTGACTGTCTGGCAGAAATAGAAAATTTTTTGATATAA
- a CDS encoding RidA family protein: MGNIIHTDKAPAAIGPYVQGRIAGPFLFASGQIPLSPSTGEIIGSTIEEQTRQVLKNISAILEEAGTDFDHIIKTTCFLNDINDFAAFNQTYAQVFKDDFPARSAVEVARLPKDVKVEVEVIAYID; encoded by the coding sequence ATGGGAAACATCATTCATACTGATAAAGCACCTGCGGCCATCGGCCCTTATGTTCAGGGAAGGATAGCTGGTCCTTTTCTCTTTGCTTCGGGCCAGATTCCTCTGTCTCCTTCCACAGGCGAAATTATCGGCAGCACGATTGAAGAGCAGACTCGGCAGGTCTTGAAAAATATCAGTGCCATTCTGGAAGAAGCGGGAACAGATTTTGACCATATCATCAAAACAACTTGTTTTTTGAATGATATCAATGATTTTGCTGCATTTAACCAGACCTATGCTCAGGTTTTTAAAGATGACTTTCCGGCTCGTTCGGCAGTTGAAGTTGCTCGTCTGCCAAAAGATGTTAAAGTTGAAGTGGAAGTCATCGCCTACATTGATTAA
- a CDS encoding DUF5590 domain-containing protein: MKKAKLLKWSLFAFSLSAFLVLLAVFLVLFFAMKPSFDAQHSAEQIAKKRTNLVHFTDFQLYHGKETYYSLFGTTKSGIKEVVAIAKNSQKVYTYRLNSGISQKQARQAANKNGAKKIKTITFGVYDDFPIWEVAAENGYYLIDFETGDFIKKN, translated from the coding sequence ATGAAAAAGGCAAAGCTGTTAAAATGGAGTCTGTTTGCTTTTAGCCTGTCTGCTTTTCTGGTTCTGCTGGCAGTTTTTTTGGTTTTATTTTTTGCGATGAAACCTAGCTTTGATGCTCAGCATTCTGCTGAACAGATAGCGAAAAAACGGACAAATTTGGTACATTTCACTGATTTTCAGCTTTATCACGGAAAAGAGACTTACTACAGTCTGTTTGGCACAACAAAATCTGGGATTAAAGAAGTTGTTGCGATTGCTAAAAATAGCCAGAAAGTTTATACTTATCGTTTAAACAGTGGCATCAGTCAAAAACAGGCAAGGCAGGCAGCAAATAAAAATGGCGCTAAAAAGATAAAAACAATTACTTTTGGTGTCTACGATGATTTTCCTATATGGGAAGTTGCAGCGGAAAACGGCTACTATCTTATTGATTTTGAAACAGGTGACTTTATAAAAAAGAATTGA